A single window of Mycolicibacterium aurum DNA harbors:
- a CDS encoding glycosyltransferase → MRFVMSSYGGRGDVEPAVVVARELQRRGHDVLVAVPPNLVGFAESAGLQTVAYGLDSESILELQRRYFTCYSRTPWKVREISRMARETEAFAAECWAEMTRTLYSVSAGADLLLTGLIFEQPAANVADAYDIPFAALQYFPCRAHGRLLPFLPPPLSRLVMQANDWAAWRGTRRAEDAQRRHIGLADSTGPAPRRIADRGALEIQAYEQVCFPGLAAEWARWNSRRPPRRPFVGTLALAAPTESDQQIAAWIAGGEPPLFFGFGSVPIELPARMIAMIAAACSTLGLRAVVGAGGTNFGAVPEYDHVKLVGQVNYASIFPTCRAVVHHGGSGTLAACLRAGVPQLILWTLPDQPFFAAQLKRLKVGTGRRFSTTTEKTLVKDLRRILAPSYLAGARALAAQTTTPASSAAAAADHVEEFARVGSVVGHIGHP, encoded by the coding sequence ATGAGGTTCGTGATGTCGAGCTACGGCGGTCGCGGAGATGTCGAACCCGCAGTCGTGGTGGCGCGAGAACTGCAACGGCGTGGCCATGACGTGTTGGTCGCCGTTCCGCCGAATCTGGTGGGTTTCGCCGAATCGGCCGGCTTGCAAACGGTGGCCTACGGTCTGGATTCCGAATCCATCTTGGAATTGCAGCGCAGATATTTCACGTGCTACTCGCGGACGCCCTGGAAGGTCCGGGAGATCAGCCGGATGGCACGCGAAACTGAGGCGTTCGCCGCTGAATGCTGGGCGGAGATGACCAGGACACTGTATTCGGTATCCGCCGGCGCGGATCTTCTGCTCACCGGATTGATCTTCGAACAACCCGCCGCCAATGTCGCTGACGCCTACGACATCCCGTTCGCCGCACTGCAGTACTTCCCGTGCCGCGCGCACGGCCGGCTGCTGCCGTTCCTGCCGCCCCCGTTGAGCCGGCTCGTCATGCAGGCCAACGACTGGGCCGCCTGGCGGGGGACGCGCAGAGCCGAGGATGCTCAGCGCAGACACATCGGTCTGGCCGACAGCACGGGTCCCGCGCCGCGGCGCATCGCCGACAGGGGCGCTCTGGAGATTCAGGCTTACGAGCAGGTGTGCTTCCCGGGCCTGGCCGCGGAATGGGCGCGTTGGAACAGTCGACGCCCTCCCCGGAGGCCGTTCGTCGGCACGTTGGCGTTGGCAGCGCCCACCGAGTCCGACCAACAGATTGCGGCATGGATCGCCGGCGGGGAACCGCCATTATTCTTTGGATTCGGCAGCGTCCCAATCGAATTGCCGGCCAGGATGATTGCGATGATCGCCGCGGCATGCTCGACGCTGGGACTGCGTGCCGTGGTCGGTGCCGGCGGCACGAACTTCGGCGCCGTACCGGAATACGATCACGTCAAGCTCGTCGGGCAGGTGAACTATGCGTCGATCTTCCCGACGTGCCGCGCGGTGGTGCATCACGGCGGCTCGGGCACCCTCGCCGCCTGCCTGCGCGCCGGGGTCCCGCAGCTGATTCTCTGGACATTGCCCGATCAGCCGTTCTTCGCCGCCCAGCTCAAACGTCTCAAGGTGGGCACGGGACGACGGTTCTCCACCACCACCGAGAAGACGTTGGTCAAGGATCTGCGCCGGATCCTGGCGCCGAGCTACCTCGCGGGCGCGCGTGCACTCGCCGCACAGACGACCACGCCCGCCTCCAGCGCGGCGGCCGCGGCGGATCACGTCGAGGAGTTCGCGCGAGTCGGCAGCGTCGTCGGACACATCGGGCACCCTTGA
- a CDS encoding GMC oxidoreductase has product MPDTMMDAREAELVMWDVIVIGAGMGGGVLGHRLALSGRRVLYVEKGRSTLPGAAGTIRAAVPELAQPEASRSTAAYYDALARAGRSTDEVEDISGRRRKRFVPFIGSGTGGSSALYGMVCERFFARDFTPRQNFADPGSSTVPDAWPIGYDEMAPWYSEAETLFGVRGQADPLRPEAAAVGLPAAPPFSDDNRPLVDHLAARGLNPYHLPMACDYTEGCRTCQTFLCDRPCKNEAARNCVLPAVSRYGARLLTECRVLRLDADRSRVRHVVCEHRGGTFALRGKVVVLAAGALATPVVLLNSRSGDWPRGLANGSDWVGRNLMRHLLDPIEIWPERDSAITHANKEIGLNDFYFWEGQKFGTIQSFGAIPPMEWMINRPGAQGRALRLMAPIVRQVYERFFTGGLILAAMMEDLPYLDNRVLPVDRPSSDGRQRMRIQYRLHPGEINRHTEFMRLFKQILTPFRTRVLGSGKDNANLGHVCGTCRFGTDPATSVLDAYNRAHEVENLYVVDTSFFPSSAGLNPSLTVAANALRVADHINQVEFPS; this is encoded by the coding sequence TTGCCTGACACCATGATGGATGCGCGCGAAGCCGAACTCGTCATGTGGGACGTGATCGTGATCGGCGCAGGCATGGGCGGCGGCGTCCTCGGGCACAGGCTCGCACTTTCAGGTCGCCGGGTGCTCTATGTCGAGAAGGGCCGGTCGACCCTGCCCGGGGCCGCGGGAACGATTCGCGCCGCAGTTCCCGAGCTGGCGCAGCCGGAGGCGAGCCGATCGACCGCGGCGTACTACGACGCCCTCGCTCGTGCCGGCAGGTCGACCGATGAGGTCGAAGACATCAGCGGGCGGCGCCGGAAACGGTTTGTCCCGTTCATCGGTAGCGGCACCGGCGGATCTTCTGCACTCTACGGAATGGTCTGCGAACGCTTCTTCGCACGGGATTTCACGCCGCGACAGAATTTCGCCGACCCTGGTTCTTCGACGGTGCCCGACGCGTGGCCCATCGGATACGACGAGATGGCGCCGTGGTATTCGGAGGCCGAGACGCTGTTCGGTGTGCGTGGTCAGGCCGATCCCCTGCGCCCCGAGGCGGCCGCTGTCGGTTTGCCCGCGGCGCCGCCTTTCTCCGACGACAACCGCCCCCTCGTCGATCACCTGGCAGCGCGGGGCCTGAATCCGTACCACCTGCCGATGGCGTGCGACTACACCGAGGGATGCAGGACCTGCCAGACCTTCCTCTGTGACAGGCCGTGTAAGAACGAGGCGGCCCGAAACTGCGTACTACCTGCGGTATCCCGGTACGGTGCCCGGTTGCTGACCGAATGCCGGGTGCTGCGCCTGGATGCCGATCGTTCCCGGGTCCGGCACGTGGTCTGTGAGCATCGCGGCGGCACATTCGCTCTCAGGGGCAAGGTCGTGGTGCTGGCCGCCGGCGCACTGGCCACACCGGTGGTCCTGCTCAACTCCCGCTCAGGAGACTGGCCCCGCGGGCTGGCCAACGGTTCGGACTGGGTTGGCCGGAACCTGATGCGCCATCTTCTCGATCCGATCGAGATCTGGCCGGAACGTGACTCTGCCATCACGCATGCGAACAAAGAGATCGGTCTCAATGACTTCTACTTCTGGGAAGGCCAGAAGTTCGGAACCATACAGTCTTTCGGGGCGATTCCGCCTATGGAATGGATGATCAACCGGCCGGGAGCCCAGGGCAGGGCTCTACGTCTGATGGCACCGATCGTTCGTCAGGTCTACGAGAGATTCTTCACCGGAGGGCTGATTCTCGCCGCGATGATGGAAGACCTGCCTTACCTGGACAACCGTGTGCTGCCGGTCGACCGGCCCAGCTCCGACGGTCGCCAGCGGATGCGCATCCAGTACCGGCTGCACCCGGGTGAGATCAACCGGCACACCGAGTTCATGCGGTTGTTCAAGCAGATACTGACACCTTTTCGGACCCGCGTTCTTGGCAGCGGAAAGGACAACGCCAACCTTGGTCATGTGTGCGGCACATGCCGTTTCGGCACCGATCCTGCGACCAGTGTCCTCGACGCGTACAACCGGGCACACGAGGTGGAGAACCTCTATGTCGTGGACACCTCGTTCTTTCCCTCGAGCGCAGGGCTGAACCCCAGCCTGACTGTGGCGGCCAACGCATTGCGGGTGGCCGATCACATCAATCAGGTGGAATTCCCGAGCTGA
- a CDS encoding Gfo/Idh/MocA family protein has protein sequence MPDSVAPVRIGILGASSFAPTTLINPARDNDEVVVAAVAARDDDSAKTFAAKHGIARAYGSYEALIDDPDLDAIYVLVPTSMHGRWTRAALAAGKHVLCEKPFTANGTEAREIADLAARSDRIVMEAIQFRHHPLTLRVQEIISSGELGTLELIDVALCVMLRPFTANCYNYSLAGGAMMDAGSYVANMARTFGGSTPKVVSAQAKLKDPRVDRAMAAELQYPEGHTGRIRCALWSADLFRASAKVVGDRGELRVLSPAAPHLFPRLSIRSGKGRRVEWFSRRPTYSYQLDTFAGAVLRGEPVRTTPEDAAENMALIDDVYRCAGLPVREPTSTTPC, from the coding sequence ATGCCTGACAGCGTGGCGCCAGTGCGGATCGGCATTCTGGGCGCTTCGAGTTTTGCTCCTACGACACTGATCAACCCCGCCCGCGACAACGACGAAGTCGTGGTGGCGGCCGTCGCAGCCCGCGATGACGACAGTGCCAAGACTTTTGCGGCCAAACACGGAATCGCTCGCGCGTACGGAAGCTATGAGGCGCTGATCGATGATCCAGATCTCGATGCGATCTACGTACTGGTGCCCACCAGCATGCACGGACGATGGACCCGGGCAGCACTCGCGGCCGGCAAACACGTGCTGTGCGAGAAGCCGTTCACCGCGAACGGAACCGAAGCGCGGGAGATCGCCGACTTGGCAGCCAGATCGGACCGGATCGTGATGGAGGCCATCCAGTTCCGGCATCATCCGTTGACGCTACGCGTGCAGGAGATCATCTCCTCAGGAGAGCTGGGCACGCTGGAACTGATCGACGTCGCGCTGTGCGTGATGCTGAGACCTTTCACCGCCAACTGCTACAACTACTCGCTCGCCGGTGGCGCGATGATGGACGCTGGCAGCTATGTGGCCAACATGGCACGGACCTTCGGCGGCTCCACGCCGAAAGTCGTTTCAGCACAGGCGAAACTCAAGGATCCACGCGTGGATCGCGCGATGGCCGCAGAGTTGCAGTATCCCGAGGGGCACACCGGACGCATACGCTGCGCCCTGTGGTCGGCGGACCTGTTCCGGGCGAGCGCGAAGGTGGTGGGCGACAGAGGCGAACTACGCGTGCTGAGTCCGGCAGCTCCGCACCTCTTTCCACGACTGTCCATCCGATCTGGGAAGGGCAGACGTGTGGAGTGGTTTTCACGGCGTCCGACCTACAGCTATCAGCTCGACACCTTCGCAGGCGCAGTCCTGCGGGGGGAGCCGGTGCGGACCACGCCGGAGGATGCTGCCGAGAACATGGCGCTCATCGATGACGTCTACCGGTGTGCCGGGCTGCCGGTCCGTGAGCCGACCTCAACGACGCCGTGTTGA
- a CDS encoding Gfo/Idh/MocA family protein yields the protein MALVIPARDNAEVEVASVAARDVSRARVFADRYAIARVHNSYEDLIADPEVDAIYNPLPNGLHGRWTLAALAAGKHVLCEKPFAANASEAQHIAGVAAASGRVVMEAFHYRYHPLTRRAEEIVASGELGTLHQVDASFCFPLPRFSDIRYDYALAGGATMDAGCYAIHIARTLGGSTPKITAAQAKMRGPQIDRAMTATLRFAQGHTGRIRCSMWSSDLLRVSATVIGTRGTLRMVNPVLPHLFHRLRVKTAEGKRVERFPGRTSYAYQLDAFAAAVIRGEPVPTTVEDAVENMSVIDEIYTAAGLLPRRPT from the coding sequence ATGGCGCTGGTCATTCCGGCCCGCGACAACGCCGAAGTCGAGGTGGCATCGGTCGCGGCCCGAGATGTGTCGCGCGCCAGAGTTTTCGCGGACAGGTACGCCATAGCGCGCGTACACAACAGCTATGAGGATCTGATCGCGGACCCGGAGGTGGATGCGATCTACAACCCATTGCCGAACGGCTTGCACGGAAGGTGGACCCTCGCCGCACTAGCTGCCGGAAAGCACGTTCTGTGCGAGAAGCCGTTCGCCGCCAACGCCTCCGAAGCGCAACACATCGCCGGGGTGGCCGCGGCATCAGGGCGAGTGGTGATGGAGGCCTTCCACTACCGCTACCACCCGTTGACCCGACGGGCCGAAGAGATTGTGGCATCAGGGGAACTCGGAACTCTCCACCAGGTGGATGCCAGCTTCTGCTTCCCGCTGCCGAGGTTCTCCGACATCCGGTACGACTATGCGCTCGCCGGAGGTGCGACCATGGACGCCGGCTGCTACGCGATCCACATTGCCCGCACGTTGGGTGGCTCCACGCCCAAGATCACTGCGGCGCAGGCGAAAATGCGCGGACCGCAGATTGACCGAGCCATGACCGCTACGTTGCGCTTCGCGCAGGGGCACACCGGACGCATCCGCTGCTCGATGTGGTCCTCGGATCTGCTGCGGGTCAGCGCCACGGTTATCGGCACTCGCGGAACGTTGCGGATGGTCAACCCGGTGTTGCCGCACCTGTTTCACAGGCTGAGGGTGAAAACAGCCGAAGGAAAACGGGTCGAGCGTTTTCCGGGCCGCACCTCCTACGCCTACCAGCTCGACGCCTTTGCCGCAGCGGTGATTCGCGGTGAGCCGGTACCCACGACAGTTGAGGATGCCGTCGAGAACATGTCGGTGATCGACGAGATCTACACCGCTGCCGGGCTGTTACCGCGTCGTCCCACGTGA
- a CDS encoding TylF/MycF family methyltransferase, with protein sequence MTGYDVRSLYLDLLRRNLTRYGMHERLPSRWPLRRRLLFKAVNTISPLRLGLSPFTEDKRDLGLDWPAEAETMIGMKRLTNLQECVETVLEDDVPGDLIECGVWRGGACILMRGVLAAYGDESRRVWLADSFRGVPRSDPDKYEADRGIRADFAAGILGVSEEEVRANFERYGLLDEQVRFLPGWFKDTLDDAPIESISVLRLDGDLYESTIQAIDALYPKLSPGGFCIVDDYRAVKACELAVTDYRSKHGITAPIVDIDGTGVFWRK encoded by the coding sequence GTGACCGGCTACGACGTCCGATCGCTGTACCTGGATCTGCTGAGGCGCAACCTGACCAGATACGGGATGCACGAGCGCCTGCCGTCACGGTGGCCGCTACGCAGACGCCTTCTGTTCAAAGCGGTCAACACAATCAGCCCGCTGCGACTGGGATTGAGCCCGTTCACGGAGGACAAGCGCGACCTGGGACTGGACTGGCCGGCCGAAGCCGAGACCATGATCGGCATGAAGCGACTCACCAACCTGCAAGAGTGCGTCGAAACGGTACTCGAGGACGACGTCCCCGGCGACCTGATCGAGTGCGGTGTCTGGCGCGGCGGGGCGTGCATCCTCATGCGCGGGGTACTCGCGGCATACGGCGATGAGTCGCGTCGCGTCTGGCTCGCCGACTCCTTCCGGGGCGTGCCGCGCTCAGATCCTGATAAGTATGAGGCTGACAGGGGAATTCGGGCTGACTTCGCAGCGGGCATTCTCGGGGTCTCCGAAGAAGAGGTCCGCGCGAACTTCGAGCGATACGGACTTCTCGACGAGCAGGTTCGCTTCCTGCCCGGCTGGTTCAAGGACACCCTCGACGACGCGCCCATCGAGAGCATCTCGGTGTTGAGGCTCGACGGCGATCTGTACGAGTCCACGATCCAGGCAATCGACGCGCTGTATCCCAAACTCTCACCCGGTGGCTTCTGCATCGTGGACGACTACCGCGCCGTCAAGGCATGCGAATTGGCTGTCACCGACTACCGCAGCAAACACGGGATCACCGCCCCGATCGTCGACATCGACGGCACCGGCGTGTTTTGGCGCAAGTGA
- a CDS encoding glycosyltransferase — protein sequence MKIVLAFYGTRGDVEPGIALGRELARRGHDVCLAVPPDLIAFGESAGLDVVAYGPDNQAWLESTRNFWARFFRNIWRVGELKKLLHDSREPGTRAWADMSASLVALTEDADLLISGMSYQELVCNVAEYRTMPMATLLWFPVRVNGHLLPSVPAPIIRAAMTAYEWLVSRGVKANEEAQRRTLGLPENTLSAPARLTARNALEIQAYDEVCFPGLATEWEPWNSRTPPRRPFVGTLTLSSPTAADDAVLSWIQAGPPPIFFGFGSIPVESPADTIAMIAAACARLNHRALVGAGWSDFDTTSAPEHVKIVGTVDFSRIFPACRAVVHHGGAGTTAASLRAGVPTLILWMADVQVVWGHAIKHLKVGTARRFSTTTEKSLVADLRTVLAPEYRVRAREVAAQMTDSVTSCSAAADRIEEYILGLR from the coding sequence ATGAAGATCGTGCTGGCGTTCTACGGAACCCGCGGAGACGTCGAGCCCGGAATCGCACTCGGGCGCGAGCTCGCCCGCCGAGGACACGACGTCTGCCTCGCCGTCCCACCCGACCTCATCGCTTTCGGCGAGTCCGCGGGGCTCGACGTAGTCGCCTACGGCCCCGACAATCAGGCTTGGCTGGAATCGACGCGCAACTTCTGGGCCCGCTTCTTCCGCAACATCTGGCGTGTAGGCGAACTCAAGAAGTTGCTGCACGACTCCCGCGAGCCCGGCACCCGCGCATGGGCGGACATGAGCGCGTCACTGGTCGCCCTGACCGAGGACGCCGACCTGCTGATCTCGGGCATGAGCTATCAAGAACTCGTCTGCAACGTCGCGGAATACCGCACGATGCCCATGGCGACCTTGCTGTGGTTTCCAGTCCGGGTGAACGGACATCTCCTGCCCTCTGTGCCTGCGCCAATCATCCGCGCAGCAATGACCGCCTACGAATGGCTGGTATCGCGCGGAGTGAAGGCAAACGAGGAGGCGCAGCGGCGTACTCTCGGCCTCCCTGAGAACACCCTGTCGGCGCCGGCCCGGTTGACGGCCCGAAATGCGCTGGAGATCCAGGCCTACGACGAGGTGTGCTTTCCCGGCCTGGCCACCGAATGGGAGCCGTGGAACAGCCGGACACCGCCCCGGCGACCGTTTGTAGGCACGTTGACCCTGAGCTCGCCGACAGCCGCGGACGACGCGGTCCTGTCGTGGATTCAGGCGGGGCCGCCCCCGATCTTCTTCGGTTTCGGGAGCATCCCGGTGGAATCGCCGGCCGACACGATCGCGATGATCGCTGCGGCCTGCGCTCGGCTGAATCATCGGGCTCTGGTCGGTGCCGGGTGGAGCGATTTCGACACCACCTCTGCGCCCGAACACGTCAAAATCGTCGGTACGGTGGACTTCTCCAGGATCTTCCCGGCCTGCCGAGCTGTCGTCCATCACGGTGGCGCCGGCACCACCGCGGCGAGCCTGCGTGCTGGTGTACCCACTCTGATCCTGTGGATGGCTGACGTGCAGGTGGTCTGGGGCCACGCCATCAAGCATCTCAAAGTGGGTACTGCGCGGCGCTTTTCAACCACTACAGAAAAATCGCTGGTCGCCGACCTGCGGACCGTTCTCGCACCCGAATACAGGGTACGTGCGCGGGAGGTCGCGGCGCAGATGACGGACTCCGTGACGAGCTGCTCGGCGGCGGCAGATCGGATCGAGGAATACATACTCGGACTGCGGTGA
- a CDS encoding sulfotransferase family protein: protein MDLDCLSAQRRTPARPVALFVLGFGRSGTSALARVLSLCGAALPPNLLGATAENSRGFWEPRAAIHLNEVILRSRGMSAYDLGLRKQGALSNAEDDRALVRIREFFATLPSAPLVVIKEPKITALTTLWFEGARRAGFDVAAVVAMRHPEEASASIGKRASQQNYVRPSPELSSAWWLKYTLLAEKDTRDVPRVIVDFGNLLDDWRREVKRISSALHLDLDRQDEAVIDDFLSPSLRHHRHRGCVNEPFGTDWVGAVYAELTAAACDEPWDQAVLDRVFDAYEASERGFRTAIEDSQRYRNLNRLMLPSLVKVGLELLALAHLRRGTWA from the coding sequence ATGGACTTGGACTGTCTGAGCGCACAACGACGCACGCCGGCACGTCCCGTCGCGTTGTTCGTCCTGGGGTTCGGACGCTCCGGAACATCAGCACTGGCGCGGGTTCTGTCCTTGTGCGGTGCAGCGCTCCCGCCGAACCTGTTGGGCGCCACCGCCGAGAATTCCCGGGGATTCTGGGAACCGCGCGCCGCCATCCACCTGAACGAAGTGATCCTGCGTAGCCGGGGAATGTCGGCCTACGACTTGGGGCTGCGGAAGCAGGGGGCGCTTTCGAACGCTGAAGACGACCGCGCGCTGGTCAGGATCCGGGAGTTCTTCGCGACGCTGCCCAGTGCCCCGCTGGTGGTTATCAAGGAGCCCAAGATCACCGCTCTGACCACGCTGTGGTTCGAAGGTGCCCGCCGAGCAGGATTCGACGTGGCCGCCGTCGTCGCGATGCGTCACCCGGAGGAAGCCTCCGCCTCGATCGGAAAGCGGGCCAGCCAACAGAATTACGTGCGCCCGTCTCCGGAGCTCAGTAGCGCCTGGTGGCTCAAATACACCTTGCTCGCCGAAAAGGACACCCGCGATGTGCCACGGGTGATCGTTGACTTCGGCAACCTGCTCGATGACTGGCGGCGTGAGGTGAAGCGGATCAGCTCGGCGCTACACCTCGATCTGGACCGGCAGGACGAGGCCGTCATAGACGATTTCCTCTCGCCCAGCCTGCGGCATCATCGCCATCGCGGGTGTGTCAACGAGCCGTTTGGCACCGACTGGGTGGGTGCGGTCTATGCCGAGCTGACCGCCGCCGCCTGTGACGAACCGTGGGACCAAGCCGTCCTTGATCGTGTCTTCGACGCGTATGAGGCCAGCGAGCGAGGTTTCCGAACCGCTATCGAGGATTCACAGCGCTATCGCAATCTGAACCGGCTCATGCTGCCGTCCCTGGTGAAAGTGGGTCTAGAGCTCCTGGCGCTGGCCCACCTTCGACGGGGTACCTGGGCGTAG
- a CDS encoding MFS transporter — MSAESAALHAPGRFSPGWLRSRHFLGPVLAIGGVQLVAAMDGPVAVFALPRIQNELGLSDATRAWVITAYLLTFGGLILLGGRLGDAFGRKRVFIAGVALFTFASVLCGIAWNGPSLVVARLLHGVAAAIVTPTCTALLATTFPKGPARNAAIAVFGALASIGAVLGLVAGGLLTEISWRLAFLVNVPIGILVICVARGMLRETQRERMRLDVAGAVLATLTITATVFGLSMGPEKGWLSATTLGLGFAALAALLAFIFVERTAENPILPFSLFRDRDRIACFVAVFLCTGTSFTLTVLVAFYVQNIMGLSPAQAGVGFIPIAVAMALGTAVSSRVVMSLAPRLVVIGGCTLVLGAMVFGGLTLHGDMAYFPDLLVPIVIGAFGIGIINVPLGLSLIASVGPDRIGPTAAIIVMLQSVGGPAVLVVIQAVITWRIMQLGGTTGPVSGMTGAQLTALDHSYTHGVLWLGGVAVLLGAVALFIRYTSAQVAHARQAQKEFGDEFAD, encoded by the coding sequence ATGTCGGCTGAATCGGCCGCGCTGCACGCACCAGGACGGTTTTCTCCGGGCTGGCTGCGCTCTCGACACTTCCTGGGTCCGGTCCTGGCGATCGGCGGTGTCCAGTTGGTGGCGGCGATGGACGGACCCGTCGCGGTGTTCGCGCTGCCGCGAATCCAGAACGAACTGGGTCTCTCCGATGCGACACGCGCCTGGGTGATCACCGCCTATCTGCTGACGTTCGGAGGGCTCATACTGCTGGGCGGACGTCTCGGCGACGCGTTCGGTCGCAAGCGCGTGTTCATCGCCGGAGTTGCGCTCTTCACCTTCGCGTCGGTCCTGTGTGGGATCGCGTGGAACGGACCTTCGCTGGTGGTTGCTCGACTGCTTCACGGCGTCGCCGCCGCGATCGTCACTCCCACGTGTACGGCCCTCCTGGCCACCACGTTTCCGAAAGGCCCGGCGCGCAACGCGGCGATCGCGGTATTCGGTGCGCTGGCCAGCATCGGCGCGGTCCTGGGCCTGGTGGCAGGCGGGTTGCTCACGGAGATCTCGTGGCGACTGGCGTTCCTGGTAAATGTGCCCATCGGCATCCTGGTGATCTGCGTGGCCCGCGGCATGCTCAGGGAGACCCAGAGGGAGCGAATGAGGCTCGACGTGGCTGGGGCGGTGCTGGCCACGCTGACCATCACGGCCACCGTGTTCGGCTTGTCGATGGGACCGGAGAAAGGGTGGCTCTCGGCCACCACGCTCGGTCTCGGATTCGCGGCGCTGGCCGCATTGCTGGCTTTCATCTTCGTCGAGCGGACGGCGGAGAATCCGATCTTGCCGTTCAGCCTGTTCCGGGACCGGGACCGAATCGCGTGCTTTGTCGCCGTGTTTCTCTGTACCGGAACGAGTTTCACACTGACGGTTCTGGTCGCGTTCTACGTGCAGAACATCATGGGACTCAGTCCCGCTCAAGCAGGTGTGGGCTTCATCCCGATCGCGGTCGCGATGGCCCTGGGCACCGCGGTGTCCTCACGGGTGGTGATGTCCCTGGCGCCCCGCCTGGTCGTCATCGGCGGCTGCACCCTCGTCCTCGGCGCAATGGTGTTCGGTGGGCTGACGCTGCACGGTGACATGGCGTATTTCCCGGACCTGCTGGTGCCGATCGTGATCGGGGCTTTCGGCATCGGCATCATCAATGTGCCCCTCGGCCTTTCGCTGATCGCCAGTGTCGGCCCCGACCGCATCGGTCCCACCGCGGCGATCATCGTGATGCTCCAAAGCGTCGGCGGTCCGGCAGTACTCGTGGTCATCCAGGCCGTCATCACCTGGCGCATAATGCAGTTGGGTGGCACCACCGGTCCTGTCTCGGGCATGACCGGCGCTCAGCTCACCGCCCTGGACCACAGTTACACCCATGGTGTGCTGTGGCTCGGGGGAGTCGCGGTCCTGCTCGGCGCGGTGGCGCTGTTCATTCGGTACACCTCGGCCCAGGTCGCGCACGCACGACAGGCCCAAAAGGAGTTCGGCGACGAGTTCGCCGATTAG
- a CDS encoding MmpS family transport accessory protein, which produces MRKLWIPLVVLIVVVAGGFTVSRLHGVFGSDDSLTYGDTADDSAATVDPKILRYEIFGPPGTVAQISFFNGNGDPQFLEGVPLPWSLEFPITGAAGVGSIAAQGDSESLGCRIVVDGEIKAEETATHEASTFTACLLKAA; this is translated from the coding sequence CTGCGCAAGCTGTGGATCCCGCTCGTGGTCCTGATTGTGGTCGTGGCGGGAGGTTTCACGGTGTCGCGACTCCACGGTGTCTTCGGATCCGACGACTCGCTCACCTACGGCGACACCGCCGACGACTCGGCAGCGACCGTCGATCCCAAGATCCTCCGGTACGAGATCTTCGGTCCCCCGGGCACGGTCGCCCAGATCAGCTTCTTCAACGGAAACGGCGATCCCCAGTTTCTCGAGGGGGTGCCCTTGCCCTGGTCGCTCGAGTTCCCGATCACCGGAGCCGCGGGCGTCGGAAGCATCGCGGCTCAAGGAGACAGCGAATCCCTTGGCTGTCGCATCGTCGTGGACGGTGAGATCAAGGCTGAAGAGACCGCCACGCACGAGGCCAGCACGTTCACCGCATGTCTACTGAAGGCCGCATGA